A window of the Streptomyces griseochromogenes genome harbors these coding sequences:
- a CDS encoding FadR/GntR family transcriptional regulator has translation MDEEAPQKGTVTQRAIERIKAMIAGGLLEPGQRLPTERDLAAQLGISRSSMREAIRALTVLGVLEARHGSGIYVTALEAGDLLETFGVVADLSRGPRLVELLEVRRILESTATALAAARITDDRLAEVEKHLTAMNATDDPEEILAHDLAFHREIAAAAGNDTMAAILEGLSSRTFRARVWRGYQEEGAFARTRREHAAIHRALSARDPEAARAAAAAHVGEVEEWLRAQLGG, from the coding sequence GTGGACGAGGAAGCCCCGCAGAAGGGCACGGTGACCCAGCGCGCCATCGAGCGGATCAAGGCGATGATCGCCGGGGGCCTGCTGGAGCCGGGCCAGCGCCTGCCGACGGAGCGGGATCTCGCGGCCCAGCTGGGCATCTCCCGCAGCTCGATGCGCGAGGCGATCCGCGCGCTGACGGTCCTCGGCGTCCTGGAGGCCCGGCACGGCTCGGGCATCTACGTCACCGCGCTGGAGGCCGGCGATCTGCTGGAGACGTTCGGGGTGGTGGCCGACCTGTCCCGGGGGCCGCGGCTGGTGGAGCTGCTGGAGGTGCGCCGGATCCTGGAGTCCACCGCGACCGCGCTCGCCGCGGCCCGCATCACCGACGACCGACTCGCCGAGGTGGAGAAGCACTTGACGGCGATGAACGCCACCGACGACCCCGAGGAGATCCTCGCCCACGACCTGGCCTTCCACCGCGAGATCGCGGCCGCCGCGGGCAACGACACGATGGCCGCCATCCTGGAGGGCCTGTCCTCCCGCACGTTCCGGGCCCGCGTCTGGCGCGGCTACCAGGAGGAGGGCGCCTTCGCACGCACCCGCCGCGAGCACGCCGCCATCCACCGCGCCCTGTCGGCCCGCGACCCGGAGGCGGCCCGCGCGGCGGCGGCCGCGCACGTGGGCGAGGTGGAGGAGTGGCTGCGGGCGCAGCTCGGGGGCTAG
- a CDS encoding LysR substrate-binding domain-containing protein, with amino-acid sequence MAAGAARGLGPRGGGPGPRGDAHRGRRLGERRPRCRNATVRTRPSERDGQRTARPSHKRGRVRIASFPSAARALLPGLWPDPDGPADPEAPLIELVEHEPDRAEAALGRHEVDLAVTHSYSLLPRPLPAGCERRDLFTEPVFLVLHPAEAAGRGLAPGAAADLTALADAAWLLPGADTACHEMAQRACGAAGFVPRPVAVAGDFAVLCALAARRAGVALVPRLALPDPGAPGLSAHPLRVPVRRAVHAVHRAGTGGHPGTRHVLDRLAALAPRDV; translated from the coding sequence GTGGCTGCGGGCGCAGCTCGGGGGCTAGGTCCTCGAGGCGGGGGGCCGGGACCGCGGGGCGATGCACATCGTGGACGACGGCTCGGCGAGCGCCGTCCACGATGCCGGAACGCGACGGTCAGAACGCGACCGTCAGAACGCGACGGTCAGCGAACCGCACGTCCCAGCCACAAGCGAGGGCGGGTACGGATCGCCTCGTTCCCGTCCGCGGCGCGTGCCCTGCTGCCGGGTCTGTGGCCGGACCCGGACGGTCCCGCCGATCCCGAGGCTCCGCTGATCGAACTGGTCGAGCACGAGCCCGACCGGGCCGAGGCCGCGCTCGGCCGGCACGAGGTCGATCTCGCGGTCACCCACTCCTACAGCCTGCTGCCCCGCCCGCTCCCTGCGGGCTGCGAGCGCCGGGACCTGTTCACGGAGCCGGTGTTCCTGGTCCTGCACCCGGCCGAGGCGGCCGGCCGCGGCCTGGCGCCGGGTGCGGCCGCCGACCTCACCGCGCTCGCGGACGCGGCCTGGCTGCTGCCCGGCGCCGACACCGCCTGCCACGAGATGGCCCAACGGGCGTGCGGGGCGGCCGGTTTCGTGCCCCGTCCGGTCGCGGTCGCCGGCGACTTCGCGGTGCTGTGCGCGCTGGCCGCCCGGCGCGCCGGCGTCGCTCTGGTACCCCGGCTCGCCCTGCCCGACCCCGGCGCGCCGGGTCTGAGCGCGCACCCGCTGCGGGTGCCGGTACGGCGCGCTGTCCACGCCGTACACCGGGCCGGGACGGGCGGGCATCCGGGCACCCGCCACGTCCTGGACCGCCTTGCCGCACTGGCGCCGCGCGACGTGTGA